One window of Acidobacteriaceae bacterium genomic DNA carries:
- a CDS encoding glycoside hydrolase family 38 C-terminal domain-containing protein, giving the protein MNWNRRDRRAGARSRKEKNFHRSFFAWLPAASAVLLLPLHGTAQTMKAPDITKDPTLYVVPYAHLDTQWRWEMPQTISEYLLKTMRVNFDYIDRYPHYVFNWTGSNRYRLMKEYFPDDYARMKQYIAAGRWYPAGSSVEEGDVNLPSAEGIFRQVLYGNEYYRHEFGKASAEYMLPDCFGFPASLPSILAHAGVKGFSTQKLNSVWQPSPLVGGPDSPEKTPEGIPFNVGVWTGPDGKTVIAALNPGGYGSNVYTDLSQPPVTSAVPTLSAEERAKLTPAELRRYERRQVESNWVQRIDLDGKVTGIYADYHYVGTGDVGGATQESTVKLLEAIATKSETVLPVPPQLSFLNESSTNSAKTVRVGEGPVHVIISTADQMFRDMGPLDKSRLPGYTGDLELINHSAGSLTSEAYHKRWVMRNESLANAAEESSIAAAWLGARPYPLQRLTDAWTVALGGHFHDTAAGTATPQAYRYAWNDDVIVANQFGGVLTSATEAVASSMDTRGAGVPLVLFNPLNIEREDLVEASVAFPGGMPTAVLAIAPDGTQSPVQIIGGKVLFVAKAPSVGYAVYRLVPAKSVSGKNELKVTESSLENARYRVQINAAGDISSIFDKQLNKELLSGPVRLAITTDTPKQYPAWNMDYEQVEAAPRAYVAGAMKVRIVERGPVRVALEVSRETEGSTFVQTISLSAGEAGGRVEVKDAIDWRGLTSNLKAVFPFTATNKDAIYNQDLGTIERPNAAPRQFEVGSHRWIDLTDNSGAFGVTLLTDYKNGSDKPDDHTLRLTLLRSPGIQPTATRAPGAYSDQANQDWGHHEIVYAIAGHAKGWREAQTDWQGYRLNDPIMPFVTEAHAGVLGKSFSLLRIDHSRIRVFALKHAEDSDEVVLRAVEMDGQPANDVHFTFPGPVASAREIDAQEQPIGPANVEGGKLVTSFGAYQPRTFALKLTPARVTAAAVHSEPVTLPFTLVVATNDDTKTPGGGFDGNGNALPAEMLPTEIDYDGVRFQLPAAATGTMNAVVPDGQQVALPAGRFNRLYVLAAATDGDQQATFSVGGKGTELTVQNWGGFIGQWDTRVWKNEPHFNWDISAHHAVWPAKDLEERELRRPSPSYPDDYVGLEKGFIKPAGLAWYASHHHTADGLNTPYQYSYLFAYALDVPAGAHSLTLPKNDKIRILAISAAEENPVTTPAEPLFDTLGSTSNPKLAH; this is encoded by the coding sequence ATGAATTGGAATCGCCGCGATCGCCGCGCCGGCGCACGAAGCCGGAAGGAAAAGAATTTTCATCGATCCTTTTTTGCGTGGCTGCCGGCTGCATCGGCTGTGCTGCTGCTGCCCCTGCATGGGACGGCGCAGACCATGAAAGCTCCGGACATCACCAAGGACCCAACGCTGTACGTGGTTCCCTACGCGCATCTAGACACGCAGTGGCGGTGGGAGATGCCGCAGACGATCAGCGAGTACCTGCTGAAGACTATGCGTGTGAACTTCGACTATATCGATCGCTACCCCCACTACGTTTTCAATTGGACCGGATCCAACCGCTACCGCCTGATGAAGGAGTACTTCCCAGACGATTACGCGCGGATGAAGCAATATATCGCGGCTGGGCGGTGGTACCCGGCGGGTTCATCTGTCGAAGAGGGCGATGTAAATCTGCCGAGTGCGGAGGGAATCTTCCGCCAGGTGCTCTACGGGAATGAGTATTACCGCCACGAGTTCGGCAAGGCGAGCGCTGAATACATGCTTCCGGACTGCTTCGGCTTTCCAGCGTCGCTGCCCAGCATTCTTGCGCACGCGGGCGTGAAAGGCTTCTCGACGCAGAAGCTTAACTCAGTCTGGCAACCATCCCCGCTGGTCGGTGGGCCCGATTCGCCGGAAAAAACGCCAGAGGGTATCCCATTCAATGTCGGCGTGTGGACGGGCCCGGATGGTAAGACGGTTATCGCGGCGCTTAACCCGGGAGGGTATGGCAGCAACGTGTACACCGACCTCAGCCAGCCCCCTGTGACTTCAGCAGTTCCAACTTTGTCCGCGGAAGAGAGGGCCAAGCTCACTCCGGCGGAGCTGCGGCGATATGAGAGGCGGCAGGTCGAGTCGAATTGGGTGCAGCGCATCGATCTGGATGGCAAGGTGACAGGGATCTATGCGGATTATCACTATGTAGGAACGGGCGACGTCGGCGGAGCAACTCAGGAGTCCACGGTGAAGTTGCTGGAGGCTATTGCGACGAAGAGCGAAACTGTTCTTCCCGTACCTCCGCAGCTTAGCTTCCTCAACGAGTCGAGCACTAACAGCGCGAAGACGGTGCGTGTTGGTGAGGGGCCGGTGCACGTGATCATTTCCACTGCAGACCAGATGTTCCGCGACATGGGGCCGTTAGATAAGAGCCGGCTCCCTGGATATACAGGCGATCTTGAACTCATCAATCACTCGGCTGGTTCGCTCACGTCGGAGGCGTATCACAAGCGCTGGGTGATGCGAAATGAGTCCCTCGCGAACGCGGCTGAAGAATCATCGATCGCGGCGGCCTGGCTTGGGGCACGCCCCTATCCGTTGCAGAGGCTTACCGATGCATGGACTGTGGCGCTCGGCGGCCACTTCCATGACACTGCAGCAGGCACGGCAACACCGCAGGCTTATCGCTACGCGTGGAACGATGACGTGATCGTCGCGAACCAGTTCGGGGGTGTGCTCACGAGCGCAACGGAAGCAGTGGCCTCAAGCATGGACACGCGGGGCGCAGGCGTCCCGCTGGTGCTGTTCAATCCTTTGAACATTGAGCGCGAGGACCTAGTTGAGGCGTCGGTTGCTTTTCCCGGCGGCATGCCGACGGCGGTGCTAGCGATTGCGCCCGATGGAACGCAGTCTCCAGTGCAGATTATTGGCGGCAAGGTGTTGTTCGTTGCGAAGGCGCCTTCCGTCGGATATGCGGTATACCGTCTCGTTCCGGCGAAGAGTGTATCCGGGAAGAACGAGCTCAAGGTTACCGAGTCTTCTCTGGAGAACGCACGCTACCGCGTGCAGATCAATGCCGCCGGCGATATTTCAAGCATCTTCGACAAGCAGCTCAACAAGGAGCTACTGTCTGGCCCGGTGCGGCTCGCGATCACGACGGACACGCCGAAACAGTACCCGGCATGGAATATGGACTATGAGCAGGTGGAAGCGGCGCCGCGCGCTTACGTTGCAGGAGCTATGAAGGTGCGCATCGTTGAACGCGGGCCGGTGCGCGTAGCTCTGGAGGTTTCACGCGAAACGGAAGGCTCAACCTTTGTGCAGACGATCAGTCTGAGCGCCGGTGAGGCCGGTGGCCGCGTCGAGGTGAAGGACGCGATTGACTGGCGAGGACTTACTTCAAACCTAAAGGCGGTGTTTCCTTTCACGGCCACTAACAAAGACGCTATCTATAACCAGGATCTCGGCACCATTGAACGTCCGAACGCAGCCCCGCGCCAGTTTGAGGTCGGCTCACACCGTTGGATCGATCTCACTGACAACTCCGGAGCGTTCGGCGTAACACTGCTGACGGATTATAAGAATGGATCGGACAAGCCTGACGACCACACGCTTCGGCTTACGTTGCTGCGCTCACCCGGCATTCAGCCAACAGCTACGCGCGCTCCCGGGGCCTATAGCGATCAGGCCAACCAGGACTGGGGACATCACGAGATCGTCTACGCCATCGCAGGTCATGCAAAGGGATGGCGTGAAGCCCAAACCGACTGGCAGGGATATCGGCTGAACGATCCGATCATGCCGTTTGTTACAGAAGCTCATGCGGGTGTCCTAGGTAAGAGTTTCTCGCTGTTACGCATCGATCACTCGCGCATTCGTGTCTTTGCGCTGAAGCATGCGGAGGATTCCGATGAGGTGGTGCTCCGGGCGGTGGAGATGGACGGCCAACCTGCCAATGACGTGCACTTCACCTTTCCCGGACCAGTGGCATCAGCTCGCGAGATCGACGCACAGGAGCAGCCGATTGGGCCGGCAAACGTGGAAGGTGGAAAACTAGTGACCAGCTTCGGCGCTTACCAGCCGCGAACCTTCGCGTTGAAGCTGACGCCGGCTAGGGTAACTGCAGCCGCGGTGCACTCGGAGCCGGTGACGCTGCCGTTTACGTTGGTGGTGGCTACTAACGACGACACGAAAACGCCTGGCGGTGGTTTTGATGGGAACGGAAATGCTCTGCCTGCCGAGATGCTGCCCACCGAGATCGACTATGACGGAGTGCGGTTTCAACTGCCTGCGGCAGCTACAGGCACGATGAATGCGGTGGTCCCCGATGGGCAGCAAGTGGCTTTGCCTGCTGGCCGCTTTAATCGCCTATATGTCCTTGCTGCAGCCACGGATGGTGATCAGCAAGCGACGTTCAGCGTGGGAGGGAAGGGAACGGAGTTGACAGTACAGAACTGGGGCGGATTCATCGGGCAATGGGATACCCGTGTCTGGAAGAATGAACCTCACTTCAACTGGGACATTTCTGCGCACCATGCAGTGTGGCCGGCGAAGGACCTTGAGGAGCGCGAGCTACGCCGCCCGTCTCCCAGCTATCCGGATGATTACGTTGGCTTGGAGAAAGGCTTCATCAAGCCCGCGGGGCTGGCCTGGTATGCTTCGCATCACCACACAGCGGACGGACTCAACACTCCGTACCAATACTCGTATCTCTTCGCGTATGCGCTGGATGTGCCCGCGGGAGCACACTCACTGACACTGCCGAAGAATGACAAGATTCGGATTCTGGCGATCAGCGCTGCCGAGGAGAACCCCGTGACTACGCCGGCCGAGCCGCTCTTCGATACGCTCGGCAGCACCTCCAACCCGAAGCTGGCTCATTAG